In Chitinophaga sp. HK235, a single window of DNA contains:
- a CDS encoding redoxin domain-containing protein: MKRSFVGVALLMPTILFAQDKKAASAGKPFTIQGTISQQQKPATVFLRMRKNGEWLTDSAQVKDGKFSLSGNLEEPILASLMLVQKSADKPVSMGRDMLAVFLDNGTVVINTTDSISKATVTGSQANEDYRRLQDQLKDVNEKSAALQQQYRELAKNKDEEGIKKLESAYDALEAEEKKIENDFLQKNTNSPIALFVLNQVAGYDIKPEEVTPLFKKLSKEAKNSPSGKDLSKRLESAKKTAVGQTALEFSQADAAGKNISLASFRGKYVLVDFWASWCGPCRAENPNVVKAYGKFKDKGFEILGVSLDDKKEKWLAAVEADKLAWQHVSDLKGWKNAAAELYGVRAIPQNVLIDPKGKIVAKNLRGEDLEKKLAEVLP, from the coding sequence ATGAAGAGATCTTTTGTAGGGGTCGCCCTACTTATGCCAACGATATTGTTTGCCCAGGATAAAAAAGCTGCCTCCGCGGGTAAACCCTTTACCATTCAGGGAACTATTTCCCAACAGCAAAAGCCCGCTACCGTATTCCTCAGAATGCGTAAAAACGGGGAATGGCTGACTGATAGCGCCCAGGTGAAAGATGGTAAATTCTCTCTTTCCGGCAATCTGGAAGAGCCCATCCTGGCCAGCCTGATGCTGGTGCAGAAAAGTGCAGACAAACCAGTATCGATGGGCCGCGACATGCTGGCTGTATTCCTGGATAACGGAACCGTCGTGATAAATACCACCGATTCCATCAGCAAAGCCACCGTAACCGGTTCCCAGGCCAACGAGGACTACAGACGCCTCCAGGACCAGCTGAAGGATGTGAACGAAAAAAGCGCCGCCCTCCAGCAGCAGTATCGCGAACTGGCAAAGAATAAAGACGAGGAAGGTATCAAAAAGCTGGAATCTGCTTACGATGCCCTCGAAGCAGAAGAGAAAAAGATCGAAAACGATTTCCTGCAAAAAAATACCAATTCACCGATTGCACTGTTTGTGCTCAACCAGGTGGCTGGTTACGATATCAAACCAGAAGAAGTAACGCCGCTGTTCAAAAAACTGAGCAAAGAAGCGAAAAACTCTCCTTCCGGTAAGGATCTTTCTAAAAGACTGGAATCTGCTAAAAAGACCGCAGTAGGACAAACAGCCCTGGAATTTTCACAGGCTGATGCCGCCGGTAAAAATATCAGCCTCGCTTCTTTCCGCGGTAAATATGTACTGGTGGATTTCTGGGCCAGCTGGTGCGGTCCCTGCCGTGCAGAAAACCCTAACGTAGTGAAAGCCTACGGTAAATTCAAAGACAAAGGTTTTGAAATCCTGGGCGTTTCCCTCGATGATAAAAAAGAAAAATGGCTGGCTGCTGTTGAAGCAGACAAACTCGCCTGGCAGCATGTTTCCGACCTGAAAGGCTGGAAAAACGCTGCAGCAGAGCTCTATGGCGTACGCGCCATCCCGCAGAATGTGCTGATCGACCCTAAAGGCAAGATCGTAGCTAAAAACCTGCGCGGCGAAGACCTCGAAAAGAAACTGGCTGAAGTACTGCCTTAA